AATGAAGCAAGCACAGCTGTCAAACGTGCTGTTGCAAGTCCGGGGTTGCGAAATTTAGTTTTGCACCGGGTGGTGTCTCGTATTGTCTGTTTCTATCTTTGATTATAACGAATATGGTCTTTGGTGCTGGGGGAGCTGAAGTCTGGGTCTGCTCGCGTGTTGGAGCTGGGAGCATGTGGTGATCTCTAGCTCATCTtgctctttctccatctctcttctctccatccAGGGCTTGGGCACAGACGAGGACACCCTTATAGAGATCTTGGCCTCCAGGACCAACAGGGAAATCGGAGATATTAAGGTGGCCTACAAGAATGGTGAGCTAGATCTGCATGTGCACCGGATCATCGGGCACCTTTGAGCGCCAGTTGTGAATTCATGGTGCATTTGGCTGTATGTGCAGTCAAGAATTGTGACCTCCTTTTCCAGTTATCACAATTCCAAACGTAATTGGCTAAATCTTAATTGGATAAAAAATTAAAGGGGTAGTCTGTGACCCAGGTTTCCAAACCATTGCAGTATCAAATTCTGAACATGTGATGCAGCAATTCTTATAAACATGCTCAAGTTTAAATATCTCTTGATATGATTTGTAGAGAAAATGCTGGCCTCATTTCTCACAAATTTGGGATCAAAGGGTTTACAAGAGACAAACTCAATTTTCTATCATATTTGTACACAGTATAGCTAATACATGCCAGTTCATCGTTCTCAAATCTACTACATCAATCAAAATAGTACCTTGACTGGAACATTCACTGCCAGACTCTGTTATCCTGCCAATTTTGGGACATCTCTGCCAATAGGGGGCACAAAACATCTAaaacgtacatttaaatcatgCACTGAAACGGTCCTAGAGATTTCACAAATGGCCTCAGAATTGACTATTGGCTCTTCCTGGACTGGTGGGCTTATCTGTAGTGGGTGGGATTAGTGACTGTGCATTATTGCATTATAACGGTGCTTGAACTCCAGCATCTGTCACTTCCAGGTATATGAATATTAATATTCTCCCCCCCCCATTAGAATTCAAGAAGGAGCTGGAGGCCGACATTAAGAGTGACACGGGTGGAGATTTCCAGAAAGCCCTTCTGGCTCTCTGCAaggtgggtgtggctgtgggtgtggctgtgggtgtggctgtgggtgtggctgtgggtgtggctgtgggcATCAGGCCTGCTTGGGTGACTGATTCTCTTTTTTGCTCTCCTCTTGCAGGCTGCCAGAAGTGAGACTGTGCAAGACAATTTGGTAGACCAGGATGCCAgggtgtgtatacgtgtgcagACGGGCAAAGGGTCTGGGTGCTCACAGATAATGCGAGTTATGTATGTTTGTACACCCATCTCCCCCTCTAGGCTTTGTATGAGgcaggagagaagaggaagggCACCGACTGTGCAGTGTTCATCGACATCTTCACCAGCCGGAGTCTTCCTCACCTCCGCAAAGGTACTGTCCCAATTGTCTGTCTGAAATATCCGGCTTCTTCGGGGAAACTTCACTAACTTGTACTGCCTTGTTACTGAGAATGAGGCACACGGATTAACCTCCACTGTGTTTGGCCGTTTGCCCTCCAGTGTTTGAGCAGTATTCCAAATACAGCAAGTCTGACATGGCCAAGGCGATCGACCTGGAGCTGAAGGGAGATATCGAGAACTGCCTCATTAGCATTGGTAAGAGATTCATGTTATGTGACTTCAATCAATGCACACAAAGTGACTTGTCACTGGTTATATAATGTAGCTAACTACGATGGCTGTGACCCGACCCCCGGTTGCTAGCTAACCACTGCCATGGCAACCTTCCTGAGTAATTGGTGGTTGGCTGACTGCAATATAAAACTATTTGAGAAGTAAAATGGTCACACCCTCATCTGCTTGTGTTTAAAAGTTCATTTGAGGTGAGGTTCACTTCATTGCCCGTCCCTGCTGTGTGTCTGGCTCCAATCGTTTAAAACCTGAGAGCAATGATGGCACACAGATGGTCACAGTGATTTGGTTTTTAAAGACAACAGGAAACAAAACCACATTAGAGAATCATGTCTTGTTTAGGACATGAGATTGCTTTAAACTGCTTTTGATTGCCTTCATAAACTCCTTTTGATCAGCCCAAATTAAATCGTCCAACACTAATTTTATTTACTCCAGAGCTACGTGGCTTAGCCTCATAACTTCTCCGTTTCTTTGTGTATTTGCTAGTGAAATGTGCTGGATGCAAACCTGCATATTTTGCTGAAAAACTCAACCTGGCCATGAAGGTAAGTGTGCAGATGCCTGTGGTCACGTGTTCCAGATAGTCATCCCCTCTTCGTGCACACTGTGTACCGTCGTGTCAATGTTGCTGATAAACGTCTGCGTGTGCATGTAGGGTTCCGGCTATAAAGGCAAGATCCTCACCCGCATCATGGTCAGCCGCTCGGAGATCGACATGGTGCAGATTAAACAAGAGTACAAAAAGAAGTATGGCAAGACCCTCTACAAAGACATTCTGGTACGTTTTCAAAACGTGATCGCAAGTGACTGCTGCATTGATGCACAAAATTTCTCCAGCAGTTCGAATGGCCTTACCAATACAAGAGTAAGTTGTTCCAATACATTATTTCCTTGGCTTGACTGATCTGTCTTTTTAGGATGACACTAAAGGAGATTATGAGAAGATCCTGCTGGCGCTCTGTGGAgatgaccagtaaaacatctcCACTCAACAAATGGAGATATTTATAAAGCTTATCCACAGAACTGATTGGTTGACCTCTGATCTTTAATAAAATGATTTTTGGTGCCTTTTGGGTTTGTCTCAAACATTATTATAGAGCTCGTCTTAAAGGGGTAAATAAGTTGTGATCGGGGTATTGGGCAGGGCATTGCTGTGTTGGCATTCTGCATTCTTGTCCCCTGAAATCATTCTGAATGCAAACACCCTGCTGTTTGCTTACTGTACACTAGAGGTGCTTGTGTGCCGTCTCCATCCGAAGCAGAACCAAGCGCATCCATGTTTGTTCAGTCTCATCTGATTTTAGGAACGAGATGGGTGTATAAAAGCAGTGCATAAGGATGAAGTTTGCAGCCTCATCATAAATAGTGAAAATGGGGGGGGAAAAACATTCAACGGACAGAGTTTTCCACATGTATCTGGGAATAATGACTGGAAATTCACAAAATTGATGCATGATGCACATGGTGAAATAAGGAATAAGCCTCTGGGCTTAACCTTCCTAGTGTTGGGGGCATGACTGACACGTCAGTAGGTTTAGAATACATAAAAGTACTAAATAAATGTATTGCATCAAGACGTTTTGAATTTCAGTTACTTCTATTTAAACAATATTTTGTTTACTGAGTTATAAAATGCTCCTGTAAAAATGTGGACCTTTCTTCTGTTGGGGTCAATTTTGATTGGTACAATATACAAAAATAGTTGCCAAACTGAAATCATAAACACTATATACCAACACCTCCTGTTAACATGGGAGATAGTAACGGAAAGCCAACACGAGAGCGAGGTTAAAACGCCGCATAAGAAGGGCTCAGCTATGAGGGTTCTTGCCTGGACCAgaccatggacacacacacccctcccacactccaacATCTCCTCTAGGTACCCGATCAGTTCTATGATATAAAGCGTTTCTCCAGGCGGTCTTGTAAGGTCAAGATCTTGGCTTCTGTTGCGCTTTCCTCTCCTCCCGTCCTAGCGCCGCGCGTCCGTTTGATGCCAATAAGAAAAGTCACCAGTCTTGTGTCTTTTAACCATTTATTAAAGCTAATACAAACAAATAGAGATCTCTGAGAGTACACAAGAGTGAAAAGACTAAGCTATTCGTGTCGCTCAGTGTGTAACTCTGAGCCAGTCCACTTCTGTCTCTATTTTATAATGAACCTGAGTGTGCCCCCCACCTCTGTTGGAATTCACCAAACTCTGCCTGTTCTCCAAAAACTGTGTCTGTTTCTTCACAATAGATGAGCTCATCCTATTTCTCCTAAATATTACAGCAGTTTTTCACACCTCAGAGGTCACAGATGTGAAACTGGTCAAACACATACATTCCTTCTCTAAAACTGAAAGCGATGTTTTCACTTCTCGGTTTGCAAATGTCAAGTGCACCTATGGATGCTATTTTGAAGCATCCTGTTTTTTACAAGCTTTCTTCTGCATGAACTTAGAATATGTAAAAAAGCTGACAAGGATATTCTAAGACACTTTTGATAAACAATTTTATTAACACTGTAATGTAAGCAAAGTATAAAGGGATTACAATACTGATCTTAAGCAGTGTGATTACTGTAATGCTAGCAAAATATAAAGGGATTAAAATATAATTTCCAACACTTCCTGGTGTCCTTCACTTATATATACCTTCACATTCACTCCAGTGTACTGATTTGTTTTGTACAAGCCATTTTCTTGGCTTGGAGGATCAGGGCAGTACTGGGAAGTCTGGGAAGTGGAGTTCCAGGGGCCAGGTCACATGACACTGtgacactgtattttattttatgtgaAATCTATCCATTTTACTGCATTCTTAATGTGTATCATTACATTCTATTTTCATTTTATTACCTTTATTTAATATACTGTGACCTTGAACATATTACTGTCTGGCCACTGGCTACAAATTCTCCAGCTATTGCTATTAAGTCATAAATCTCcagaatttttattttatttttttgtatttccTGAAATCAGATGTGTTGGTCCATACTGCTCCACAACGCTTTTTTTGCTTAAGGAAATGTGGGAGGTCAAAAACCATTGTAACACAAATGACTTACTTTACACCAGATAGCAAGAAAACGATCTTTTAGAACCCATACTCAGGTCACTGAATGTTTAAAATCCCGATTCATTCAGCCTTTGAACTATTGCCACACCATATCCTTAGACATGTGAATATACAGTCCAAATTTGAAGAGTTTCTGATAATGaagaaatcttttttttcagtttGAGGAGTTTTTCAGTTTCACTTTTGCAGTGAAATATTTTTATACAACCACACATTTAATTAAATTACTATATGAAAGATATGAAATAAACATGTTTCTGAGTAGAGATACTTCACAAAAGTCCATTTGACATTTAGGACGGGATATTCCAGTTAGTGTTCTAATAAACGATTTAGATCTGGTTCACCATAAACCAGAAAACCTGTGATATGTATTGAAACGGTCCTGTGTAAAATCACAAGTTTGACAAGGTGGCGCTGTTGATTTATGAGCCGTAAACAGCGTGCGCTTGACGCGAGGACGCTGATTGGCCCCGGGGCCCGTGACGTCACCACAGGCGGAAGTACCCAGGGCTGGAAACACTCCCTCCACGAGAAGGCTGAGCTGCGGAAGGGTGAACGAGACGTTGACCCGAAAAAAAAAGCACTTTCACTCGGGCTTGAGCAGCGTTCAGTAAGCAGTGTGTAAAGTTTACAGTGTGGGTAAATACAGTCGGCAGGTTTTGTTGTTCAGAAGCACGCGACCCGTTTAGTGTTGAGTTATGTTTGGAGCTGGTTAGCGTTTTGGCTGGTTATAAAACAGATGGCACGCCGGTATGGGGTGATGATCTGATCACTGCTTTAGATCAAACGATGATTGTGTTGATTCTCGTGTGTCTCTGTAGTTCCAGCTTCAGTATTTAATGTAGACTGAAATTTGGATAATTTGCTTTCATTGTATATGTCGAATTTGTTCTTTGAGCGATGGAAATTGAATGAATGAACTGAGGGACGTCACTAATAAAATAAGAGAGGCGAGGTACCTTCAGATGAGGAATCAGGTCAGATGGACACTTCCAGGATGTTGTTGGTGAACTCCAAAGTTGTAACTGCTAAGAATATACAGTCCCGTCGTTCTCCTGACGGTGACCTTCAGTAACCTGGCTAGCTGGCTAAAGCAGTTTACCTCCAACTGACATCCACCTTGTCTCACCACACTCCttaatttgtgtgtttgtttgtttgttgtccaGAAAGGACCATGAGATGAGCCCCGCTCTGCGTTTACTTCGTCCACTACGCCGAGATGAACGACAAGCTGGTGTTCCTGGGTCTGCTCTACTTCGTGCAGGGCATCCCGTACGGCCTGCAGTCCTCCCTGCTCCCTGTCTACCTGCGTGGCGCGGGTCACTCCTTCACCCGCATCAGCCTCACCAAAGTCCTCTACCTGCCCTGGGTGCTCAAGGTGCTCTGGGCTCCTCTGGTGGACCGGACGGGCACCAAGCGTTGCTGGCTGGCGGCTACGGTGGCCGGCCTGGCCCTGACCTGCCTGGCCAGCGGCAGCCTCTCGCCCGAGTCCCAGTACATGGGCGTAGCGGGCTGCCTGCTGGCCATGAACGCGCTGGCGTCGGTGCAGGACATCGCGGCGGACGGAGCGGCCGTGCGTCTGCTGCGGGGCCAGGGGGAGCTGGGCCTGGGCAACACCGCACAGGTGGTGGGCTATAAGGCCGGCTCGGTGTTCGCAGGCGGGGGACTGCTAGCCGTCATCGATGTGGCCGGCTGGAGGTGGATGTTCACACTgctggcgtgtgtgtatgcCGGCGTGGCGCTGTTCGTGTGGGGCGCCCCGGTGCTGGACGGCGAGCCCGGCCGGACGCCCAGTGAGACGCGGAGAGGGTCCCGGGATACAGCACGTCCCTGGAGGGTTTGGAAGAAGCTGATGGCGGTGCCGGGAACGCCGTGGACAGTACTGTATGTACTTACCTATAAGCTAGGTGAGTGGAGGAACCTCCATCGTGTGCTACACTGATGCTACATTAAACATCTTTATGGCAGCAGTTGAACATTTATATTGTCAGTGACCATTTTCATTTGTCTTTGGGAAAACATTTAGAACACTTTGGACAACACCTTTAATTAATTTTCATAGATGAGGGAAACTTAACTTAT
The genomic region above belongs to Brachyhypopomus gauderio isolate BG-103 chromosome 3, BGAUD_0.2, whole genome shotgun sequence and contains:
- the anxa1a gene encoding annexin A1a, which encodes MCSIFDYLQQLQYCPMPADAGCQGTVKPYAHFSASGDAAVLDKAIKVKGVDEATIIEVLVKRSNDQRQQIKAAYQQSAGKPLDQALKAALSGELEEVVLALLRTPAQYDAQQLKLAMKGLGTDEDTLIEILASRTNREIGDIKVAYKNEFKKELEADIKSDTGGDFQKALLALCKAARSETVQDNLVDQDARALYEAGEKRKGTDCAVFIDIFTSRSLPHLRKVFEQYSKYSKSDMAKAIDLELKGDIENCLISIVKCAGCKPAYFAEKLNLAMKGSGYKGKILTRIMVSRSEIDMVQIKQEYKKKYGKTLYKDILDDTKGDYEKILLALCGDDQ
- the slc33a2 gene encoding major facilitator superfamily domain-containing protein 3, which encodes MNDKLVFLGLLYFVQGIPYGLQSSLLPVYLRGAGHSFTRISLTKVLYLPWVLKVLWAPLVDRTGTKRCWLAATVAGLALTCLASGSLSPESQYMGVAGCLLAMNALASVQDIAADGAAVRLLRGQGELGLGNTAQVVGYKAGSVFAGGGLLAVIDVAGWRWMFTLLACVYAGVALFVWGAPVLDGEPGRTPSETRRGSRDTARPWRVWKKLMAVPGTPWTVLYVLTYKLGEQGAISMFPLFLLDHHMTARELGLWNGLVAMAFSIGGSSIGGFLLSQYSIGLLMRRVFVIRTVGMVFQCSLLTVLEPSPLMKGIAVLSLSVQHFIAGLITTLTFTCMMNCTQRAEESIQATHYSFLATLEVLGKLSFSVLAGGVVDTVGFPIAFLLFLFLTSSSALHVWHATETGVLKDQLRGQPQ